The proteins below come from a single Corylus avellana chromosome ca3, CavTom2PMs-1.0 genomic window:
- the LOC132176169 gene encoding protein ROOT INITIATION DEFECTIVE 3-like isoform X1: MGKGGDALVVCSDKSLGIGITIWDVDTGDHLLHIPTCASPSHGLLCLRKQFLVASQIHRHGSVGGGAIFIWALNKPQLPLRSYPVEAIVPLSCTKDGIYLAGGALSGNAYLWEIASGRLLKTWQAHDKSLNCLLFSNDDSLLISGSNDGMICVWSVISLLDMADSGSLPSLLHYSSEHRSSVTGLLNTSGSSSSVLVSSSLDGTCKVWDFVSGRLIQTQVYPVAITAIVLDPGEQLLFCGSVDGRIFVNRLDIGLLEDPFFVAQAQSVVLKEHNGAITALAFSESGLISASEDCTICMWDVVNWVIIRKFNHRKGAVTNLTVIPQSSLLSVSNHQRVSNQLQVSMLDKYPQPASSSKEKITLPSSCCSLKEKQISLDFRSTDSLNQHISDFQLPRFSFSVLEYGQKDGTPAAMQMKVETCIENRIWATRMTKHVMEMNKHLQSRLLDLMQCRLLWPTEIDTPSSRKRKMLKIESPLLQGEEKPQSST, encoded by the exons ATGGGCAAGGGTGGGGACGCTTTGGTGGTTTGCAGCGACAAGAGCTTGGGAATAGGCATAACAATATGGGATGTGGACACAGGGGATCATCTCCTCCACATTCCAACCTGCGCTTCCCCTTCTCATGGGTTATTATGCCTGAGAAAGCAGTTCCTTGTAGCTTCCCAGATTCACAGACATGGGTCTGTTGGTGGAGGAGCCATCTTCATCTGGGCATTGAATAAG CCTCAACTGCCTCTTCGGAGTTATCCGGTGGAGGCCATTGTGCCGCTTTCTTGCACAAAGGATGGCATATATCTTGCTGGAGGGGCACTTTCTGGAAATGCTTATCTTTGGGAG ATTGCTAGCGGAAGATTGCTCAAGACGTGGCAAGCTCATGACAAATCTTTGAATTGCTTGCTGTTTTCTAATGATGATTCTCTTCTAATTTCTGGGTCAAATGATGGTATGATCTGTGTGTGGTCTGTAATTAG TTTGCTAGACATGGCAGATTCTGGAAGCTTGCCTTCTTTGTTGCATTATTCATCAGAGCATAGATCCTCTGTTACTGGTCTGTTAAACACATCAGGCAGCTCAAGTTCAGTTCTAGTATCAAGCTCCCTTGATGGCACATGCAAG GTTTGGGACTTTGTCTCAGGAAGGCTTATACAAACTCAAGTTTATCCAGTGGCGATAACTGCAATTGTTCTTGATCCAggggagcagctcttgttctGTGGAAGTGTGGATGGAAGAATTTTTGTCAACAGGCTTGATATTGGACTATTAGAGGACCCTTTCTTTGTTGCACAAGCCCAATCAGTTGTGCTAAAAGAACACAA TGGAGCCATAACTGCATTGGCCTTCAGTGAATCAGGCCTGATATCTGCATCTGAGGACTGCACCATCTGCATGTGGGATGTAGTAAATTGGGTGATCATCCGGAAATTCAACCATCGAAAAG GGGCAGTAACTAATCTGACAGTGATTCCGCAGTCCTCACTGCTTTCTGTATCAAACCATCAGAGAGTTTCAAACCAGCTCCAAGTTTCTATGCTTGACAAGTACCCTCAGCCAGCCAGCTCATCCAAGGAAAAAATTACTCTCCCTTCCTCATGCTGTTCCCTTAAAGAAAAGCAGATTTCCCTTGATTTCCGAAGTACTGATTCATTGAACCAGCATATATCTGATttccag TTGCCAAGATTCTCTTTCTCTGTCTTGGAATATGGGCAGAAAGATGGAACTCCAGCAGCAATGCAAATGAAGGTGGAAACTTGCATAGAGAATCGGATTTGGGCCACAAGAATGACAAAGCACGTGATGGAGATGAATAAGCATTTGCAGTCACGTTTGCTTGACTTGATGCAGTGCAGATTATTATGGCCTACTGAGATTGACACCCCCTcatctagaaaaagaaaaatgctgaAGATTGAGAGTCCACTACTACAGGGGGAGGAGAAACCACAATCCTCAActtaa
- the LOC132176169 gene encoding protein ROOT INITIATION DEFECTIVE 3-like isoform X2 produces MGKGGDALVVCSDKSLGIGITIWDVDTGDHLLHIPTCASPSHGLLCLRKQFLVASQIHRHGSVGGGAIFIWALNKPQLPLRSYPVEAIVPLSCTKDGIYLAGGALSGNAYLWEIASGRLLKTWQAHDKSLNCLLFSNDDSLLISGSNDGMICVWSVISLLDMADSGSLPSLLHYSSEHRSSVTGLLNTSGSSSSVLVSSSLDGTCKVWDFVSGRLIQTQVYPVAITAIVLDPGEQLLFCGSVDGRIFVNRLDIGLLEDPFFVAQAQSVVLKEHNGAITALAFSESGLISASEDCTICMWDVVNWVIIRKFNHRKGAVTNLTVIPQSSLLSVSNHQRVSNQLQVSMLDKYPQPASSSKEKITLPSSCCSLKEKQISLDFRSTDSLNQHISDFQKDGTPAAMQMKVETCIENRIWATRMTKHVMEMNKHLQSRLLDLMQCRLLWPTEIDTPSSRKRKMLKIESPLLQGEEKPQSST; encoded by the exons ATGGGCAAGGGTGGGGACGCTTTGGTGGTTTGCAGCGACAAGAGCTTGGGAATAGGCATAACAATATGGGATGTGGACACAGGGGATCATCTCCTCCACATTCCAACCTGCGCTTCCCCTTCTCATGGGTTATTATGCCTGAGAAAGCAGTTCCTTGTAGCTTCCCAGATTCACAGACATGGGTCTGTTGGTGGAGGAGCCATCTTCATCTGGGCATTGAATAAG CCTCAACTGCCTCTTCGGAGTTATCCGGTGGAGGCCATTGTGCCGCTTTCTTGCACAAAGGATGGCATATATCTTGCTGGAGGGGCACTTTCTGGAAATGCTTATCTTTGGGAG ATTGCTAGCGGAAGATTGCTCAAGACGTGGCAAGCTCATGACAAATCTTTGAATTGCTTGCTGTTTTCTAATGATGATTCTCTTCTAATTTCTGGGTCAAATGATGGTATGATCTGTGTGTGGTCTGTAATTAG TTTGCTAGACATGGCAGATTCTGGAAGCTTGCCTTCTTTGTTGCATTATTCATCAGAGCATAGATCCTCTGTTACTGGTCTGTTAAACACATCAGGCAGCTCAAGTTCAGTTCTAGTATCAAGCTCCCTTGATGGCACATGCAAG GTTTGGGACTTTGTCTCAGGAAGGCTTATACAAACTCAAGTTTATCCAGTGGCGATAACTGCAATTGTTCTTGATCCAggggagcagctcttgttctGTGGAAGTGTGGATGGAAGAATTTTTGTCAACAGGCTTGATATTGGACTATTAGAGGACCCTTTCTTTGTTGCACAAGCCCAATCAGTTGTGCTAAAAGAACACAA TGGAGCCATAACTGCATTGGCCTTCAGTGAATCAGGCCTGATATCTGCATCTGAGGACTGCACCATCTGCATGTGGGATGTAGTAAATTGGGTGATCATCCGGAAATTCAACCATCGAAAAG GGGCAGTAACTAATCTGACAGTGATTCCGCAGTCCTCACTGCTTTCTGTATCAAACCATCAGAGAGTTTCAAACCAGCTCCAAGTTTCTATGCTTGACAAGTACCCTCAGCCAGCCAGCTCATCCAAGGAAAAAATTACTCTCCCTTCCTCATGCTGTTCCCTTAAAGAAAAGCAGATTTCCCTTGATTTCCGAAGTACTGATTCATTGAACCAGCATATATCTGATttccag AAAGATGGAACTCCAGCAGCAATGCAAATGAAGGTGGAAACTTGCATAGAGAATCGGATTTGGGCCACAAGAATGACAAAGCACGTGATGGAGATGAATAAGCATTTGCAGTCACGTTTGCTTGACTTGATGCAGTGCAGATTATTATGGCCTACTGAGATTGACACCCCCTcatctagaaaaagaaaaatgctgaAGATTGAGAGTCCACTACTACAGGGGGAGGAGAAACCACAATCCTCAActtaa